The Devosia sp. 1566 sequence CCAATGGCGGCAAGAACGCCGGTGCGCGCGTCGCCGCTTTGCGGGCGCGTCGTGGATGGGGACGTAGCGGGGGAAGTTGGCGCGGACATGGGATGCTCCGCCCCGGAACCGGGGCTCGGGTGTCCTTAGCAGGGGCGTGACAGCGGCGCCAAGACTCTTGTGGTCACCGGCTAGTCGAGCTCAGGCGAGCCGCCGCCTTCGATGGCGTGGAGGAACTGCAGCAGCAGCGTGTTGACCAGATCAGGCCGCTCGATGCTGGGCAGGTGGGCGACGCCTTCGAGCACCGCGGCAAAGGCGTTGGGCATTTCTTCGGAGAGATGGTCGTGCCGCTCGATCAGGGCACCGAAGTCCTCGTCGCCCACCAGCAGCAAGGTCGGGGCGGCAACCTCCCCTACCCGGCTCCAGGCTTCGGGCGCGCGCTCCCCTTGCGTGAGTTCGGGCTTGCGCAAAGCAATGCCGTTCATGTCGAGGAACAGCTCGCGCACGGCCCCGCCAACGCGGCCGCTTGGGGCGCGCGGACCATCGAGCCACTGATGGGCCTGCACCTTGTTGAGCATGTCGAGATCGCCGCGCTCATAGGCGTCTTCCTCGGCCGCTTCCACCGCCGCTTCCATGTCCGAAGTGCTCCAGGGCGCGCCGGTCACCGAGGTGCCGAGCAATGCGAGACCGATGATGCGGCCGGGATGGCGCAGGGCAAAATCGATGGCAAGACCACCCCCGAGCGAGCAGCCCACGAGCACGGCGGCGTGGATGTCGAGGGCATCGAGCAGCGCTTCGAGATCATCGAGATGGCTGAAGGGCTCGTCGGGGCTTTGGGTTTCGCCAAAGCCGCGACGGTCATAGGTGATGGCGTGCCAGCCCGCAGCGGCAACCGCCTGCATCTGGCTGGCCCACATGCGGCTGTCGGCAACGCCGGCATGCAGGAAGACGACGGGCAGGCCCTCGCCCAGTTCGGAGCCGGCCAGGATTGCCTGGCCGATCTCGATGTCGAAGGGCTCGCCCATCATCATTGGTCCGATCAGCGCGTCAGCGGCTTATAGGTGGCGCGCTTGGGATTGACCGCATCCGCGCCGAGGCGCCGGACCTTGTCGGCTTCGTAGTCGGCGAAGTTGCCCTCGAACCATTCCACATGGCTGTCGCCTTCAAAGGCCAGCAT is a genomic window containing:
- a CDS encoding alpha/beta hydrolase — encoded protein: MMMGEPFDIEIGQAILAGSELGEGLPVVFLHAGVADSRMWASQMQAVAAAGWHAITYDRRGFGETQSPDEPFSHLDDLEALLDALDIHAAVLVGCSLGGGLAIDFALRHPGRIIGLALLGTSVTGAPWSTSDMEAAVEAAEEDAYERGDLDMLNKVQAHQWLDGPRAPSGRVGGAVRELFLDMNGIALRKPELTQGERAPEAWSRVGEVAAPTLLLVGDEDFGALIERHDHLSEEMPNAFAAVLEGVAHLPSIERPDLVNTLLLQFLHAIEGGGSPELD